A region from the Irregularibacter muris genome encodes:
- a CDS encoding accessory gene regulator B family protein, with amino-acid sequence MKMSTAQKITESFIHNDIILAEDKDLYIYGLKQGVFILLNIFTIIGMGLILGMLWQSFVLMLVYIPLRSYAGGYHAKTPLKCYLFSIVMLWVALLGIRLIPWTNFTSLMVSFCAGSIIFFLAPVEDSNKPLDEVEKKIYKKRSRILLIVSIGVELLLWIIGFKKAAICIMMAIIMAAMMVVMGFLRNRETILKNSR; translated from the coding sequence ATGAAAATGAGCACAGCCCAAAAAATTACAGAATCATTTATTCACAATGACATAATCTTGGCTGAAGATAAAGATTTATACATCTATGGACTTAAACAAGGGGTATTCATTTTATTAAACATCTTTACAATCATAGGAATGGGTCTTATCTTAGGAATGCTATGGCAAAGTTTTGTTCTTATGCTTGTATATATTCCTCTTCGATCCTATGCTGGGGGGTACCATGCTAAAACCCCCCTAAAATGCTACCTATTTTCTATAGTAATGTTGTGGGTAGCCCTTCTGGGAATAAGACTAATCCCCTGGACAAATTTTACCAGCCTAATGGTTTCTTTCTGTGCTGGAAGTATTATCTTCTTTCTTGCACCTGTAGAAGATAGCAATAAACCCTTAGATGAAGTGGAAAAAAAGATTTATAAAAAACGCTCAAGAATTCTTTTAATCGTCTCAATAGGAGTAGAATTACTACTTTGGATAATAGGGTTTAAAAAAGCAGCAATATGTATAATGATGGCGATAATCATGGCAGCCATGATGGTTGTAATGGGATTTTTAAGGAATAGGGAGACAATTTTAAAAAATTCAAGATAG
- a CDS encoding LytR/AlgR family response regulator transcription factor translates to MFQIAICDDEQLICSQIEDIILDYQKLINEKIEIEIFYSGEELYRYMEKGHYFDLIFLDIELKEINGVKVGRKIREEMDDQTVQIVYVSGRDSYYRDLFEVRPMHFLSKPIDRDKVIKDIELAMKLTDKLDGTFNYKKGHIYYKIPFKNIIYFESLGREIKMVSTQGEELFYGKLKDVYHEVAKHHFLYIHKSYIVNYAHVTIFKYDEVTMSNTICLPISQSRRTAIRELQLEFEKSGLYQWA, encoded by the coding sequence ATGTTTCAAATTGCCATATGTGATGATGAACAGCTTATCTGTTCCCAGATTGAAGACATTATTTTAGATTATCAAAAACTCATCAACGAAAAAATAGAAATTGAGATATTTTATTCAGGAGAAGAATTGTATAGATATATGGAAAAAGGACATTATTTTGATCTAATATTTTTAGACATTGAATTAAAAGAAATAAATGGAGTTAAGGTGGGTAGAAAAATCCGTGAAGAAATGGACGATCAAACCGTACAGATTGTATATGTATCAGGAAGAGATAGTTATTATAGAGATCTCTTCGAAGTAAGACCAATGCACTTTTTGTCAAAACCCATAGATAGGGATAAGGTGATTAAAGACATTGAACTAGCAATGAAGCTAACAGATAAATTAGACGGGACTTTTAACTATAAAAAAGGACATATCTATTACAAAATACCCTTCAAAAATATCATTTATTTTGAAAGTCTAGGTAGAGAAATCAAGATGGTTTCTACCCAGGGGGAAGAGTTGTTCTATGGCAAGCTGAAAGATGTTTATCATGAAGTAGCCAAGCATCACTTCCTATACATCCATAAATCTTATATTGTAAATTATGCCCATGTCACTATATTTAAATATGATGAAGTCACTATGTCAAATACTATTTGTTTGCCTATTAGCCAATCCAGGAGAACAGCAATAAGGGAATTGCAACTAGAGTTTGAAAAGAGTGGATTATACCAATGGGCATAA
- the acpS gene encoding holo-ACP synthase, producing the protein MIVGTGIDIIEIKRIAKIVEKRVTFLQRFFTIEERQYFDSKEKNKIESIAGYYAAKEAAAKALGTGLSGFKWQDIEIKKTPQGQPQIELRGQAKIQAQSRGIEKMVLSISHCKEYAVAQAIAWGEPEEKKQ; encoded by the coding sequence ATGATTGTTGGAACTGGAATTGACATTATAGAAATAAAACGCATTGCCAAAATTGTTGAAAAAAGGGTAACCTTTCTTCAACGTTTTTTTACAATAGAGGAAAGACAATATTTTGATAGTAAAGAAAAAAATAAGATAGAAAGTATTGCAGGATACTATGCGGCTAAAGAGGCTGCAGCCAAGGCTCTAGGTACAGGATTATCAGGCTTTAAGTGGCAGGATATAGAAATAAAAAAAACCCCCCAAGGACAGCCCCAAATAGAGCTTAGGGGACAGGCAAAAATTCAGGCCCAAAGTAGAGGCATCGAAAAGATGGTATTATCTATCTCCCATTGCAAGGAATATGCTGTGGCCCAAGCTATAGCATGGGGAGAACCAGAAGAAAAAAAACAATAA
- a CDS encoding C39 family peptidase, which produces MKKTLLIMFLLVGFLLPVNAVYASDEGFDGDLTYEEGGKAYILTEEDEKLLEEKNQEILKFNDNKNNDNILQPMYYPDGEYRELSVPVFKQANGYYCGPATVKQVTHFIKGSSSSQSYYAGKLGTTKAGTDMTVIANYLKNNVKSNYVYASIGTFDAWMNKVNYGMKNKMPGVIDINTKNISAFPYDTDTGHFVNMSGYDTKFGPGVKVRITDPFGPGLGNRWYNARDVYNANNNHFRRAIIW; this is translated from the coding sequence ATGAAAAAAACTTTGTTAATCATGTTTTTGTTAGTTGGTTTTTTACTTCCTGTTAATGCTGTTTATGCAAGTGATGAGGGATTTGATGGAGACTTGACATATGAAGAAGGAGGAAAAGCCTATATCTTAACAGAAGAAGATGAAAAATTATTAGAAGAAAAAAATCAAGAAATCCTTAAATTTAACGATAATAAAAACAACGACAATATACTTCAACCAATGTACTATCCAGATGGAGAATATCGAGAATTATCAGTTCCTGTTTTTAAACAAGCTAATGGTTATTACTGTGGACCTGCTACCGTAAAACAAGTTACACATTTTATAAAAGGCTCATCAAGTAGTCAAAGTTATTATGCTGGAAAATTAGGTACAACTAAAGCAGGTACAGATATGACAGTCATTGCTAATTACTTAAAAAACAATGTTAAATCAAATTATGTATATGCATCAATTGGAACTTTTGATGCATGGATGAATAAAGTGAATTATGGAATGAAGAATAAAATGCCCGGAGTGATAGACATTAATACTAAAAATATATCAGCCTTTCCATATGATACTGATACTGGACATTTTGTTAATATGAGTGGCTATGACACAAAATTTGGCCCCGGAGTTAAGGTAAGGATCACTGATCCTTTTGGACCCGGATTAGGAAATAGATGGTATAATGCTCGTGATGTATATAATGCTAACAACAATCATTTTAGACGAGCTATAATATGGTAA
- a CDS encoding cyclic lactone autoinducer peptide gives MKKLILKCSGILASFALMVTTLNMNMACIFLVHQPKLPQEAKKLRKF, from the coding sequence TTGAAAAAATTAATTTTAAAATGTAGTGGGATTTTAGCGAGTTTTGCATTAATGGTAACGACATTAAATATGAACATGGCCTGTATATTTTTAGTACATCAACCAAAGCTTCCACAGGAAGCTAAAAAGCTTAGAAAATTTTAA
- a CDS encoding CopG family ribbon-helix-helix protein, with amino-acid sequence MAESKRIIISLPNSLLKEVDDIVQMEKKNRSEFIREAMKLYIREKRKIEIRETMKKGYTEMANINLALAESAFSADFRSLDLYEAKLSESE; translated from the coding sequence GTGGCGGAGTCAAAAAGAATCATAATTAGTTTGCCGAATTCACTATTAAAGGAAGTAGACGACATTGTTCAGATGGAAAAAAAGAATAGAAGTGAATTTATCCGAGAGGCAATGAAATTGTATATACGAGAGAAAAGAAAAATTGAGATTAGAGAAACCATGAAAAAAGGATATACGGAAATGGCAAATATCAATCTAGCTCTTGCAGAGTCTGCCTTTAGTGCAGATTTTCGCTCGTTAGATTTATACGAGGCTAAACTATCGGAGAGTGAATAG
- a CDS encoding ATP-binding cassette domain-containing protein, producing MKLLGSISKIKLLFLFIFALVVGFLSMLPMIFLQRTIDFSVHNKHLGKVLSNGLAYIGIYVLSYTLRLLILNEANKANNKIKQNIRDQMFEGISETKIPMIEQMGKNNLINSGLDNLKELEEDILITTVQFIFTLSSFITGIGIMARYSVKLLLIIIPLSIISTFIINLSSRKSSSLAEKASQIRTKTWSAFTENILGHREIYLYNQQERLSTEYVDWSSSWNKVENQRLRIENRSAITANLSFSIFIGIIIILGTNAIMHNNLSVGALVAILMYNHMITDPVFDLLQNQRKVFKIITASKVLSRILGKLEDNKLNTQKPLEHFEKMELKNITIGYDDRSILENFNISIHRSQKILIKGRSGAGKSTLLKLFTGAYYPNSGKILLNNIPIQNVRISVGCVFQDDILFHGTIIDNIKFSNPTIDESELLKIIRIAQLEDLISDYGQTDIGDAGVRLSGGEKKRVLLARALASNAQLLLFDELSAGLDHELFEIIMKDILKNYGDKTIVFVEHKDVSSYKFDQVFNL from the coding sequence ATGAAACTACTGGGAAGTATTTCTAAAATTAAACTCTTATTTCTCTTTATATTTGCGCTTGTTGTGGGATTCTTATCTATGCTTCCCATGATTTTTTTGCAGCGAACCATTGATTTCTCAGTCCACAATAAGCATTTAGGGAAAGTCTTGTCCAATGGACTAGCTTATATAGGAATCTACGTCCTCTCCTATACGCTGCGTTTACTCATCCTCAACGAAGCCAATAAGGCCAATAATAAAATAAAACAAAATATTAGGGATCAGATGTTTGAGGGGATTTCCGAGACAAAGATTCCTATGATTGAGCAAATGGGCAAGAATAATCTTATCAACTCAGGGTTGGATAATTTAAAAGAACTGGAAGAAGATATTTTGATCACCACTGTTCAATTTATCTTTACATTATCCAGCTTTATTACTGGTATAGGAATTATGGCCAGGTATAGCGTCAAGCTGCTGCTCATTATTATCCCACTGTCCATCATTTCAACATTCATCATCAATTTATCCTCTAGAAAATCAAGTTCTTTAGCAGAAAAGGCCAGTCAAATACGCACCAAAACTTGGAGTGCATTTACTGAAAACATCTTAGGCCATAGGGAAATTTATTTATATAATCAGCAAGAAAGGCTTAGTACAGAGTATGTAGATTGGAGTTCCAGTTGGAATAAAGTGGAGAATCAGCGTTTAAGGATAGAAAACCGATCAGCAATTACAGCAAATCTGAGCTTTTCCATATTCATTGGAATTATTATTATTTTGGGAACCAATGCAATCATGCATAACAATCTTTCTGTGGGAGCGCTGGTGGCAATCCTAATGTATAATCATATGATTACCGACCCGGTTTTTGATCTTCTTCAAAATCAAAGAAAAGTATTTAAAATCATAACAGCTTCCAAAGTTTTAAGCCGCATTTTGGGAAAATTAGAGGACAATAAACTCAATACCCAAAAGCCCTTGGAACACTTTGAGAAAATGGAGTTAAAGAACATTACCATAGGATATGACGACAGAAGTATTTTAGAAAACTTTAACATATCCATCCATAGGTCCCAGAAGATCCTTATTAAGGGAAGATCAGGAGCCGGAAAGTCAACCTTATTAAAACTATTTACAGGAGCCTATTATCCTAACTCTGGGAAAATATTACTTAACAATATCCCTATACAAAATGTCAGAATATCAGTTGGTTGCGTATTCCAGGACGATATTTTATTTCACGGTACTATAATTGATAATATCAAATTTAGTAATCCAACAATTGATGAATCTGAATTATTGAAAATAATAAGAATTGCCCAATTAGAAGATTTAATTAGTGATTATGGACAAACAGATATTGGCGATGCTGGTGTAAGGCTTTCGGGTGGAGAGAAAAAAAGAGTGCTATTGGCCAGGGCCCTAGCGAGTAATGCCCAACTTCTTCTTTTCGATGAATTAAGTGCAGGTTTGGATCATGAACTATTTGAAATCATTATGAAGGATATTCTAAAAAATTATGGGGATAAAACAATTGTATTTGTAGAACACAAAGATGTGAGTTCCTACAAATTTGACCAAGTTTTCAATCTATAA
- the alr gene encoding alanine racemase translates to MEKEGFHRPTWVEIDLDAIAHNIEEIKKLIKNKRKIMGVVKADAYGHGAVEVAKTLLMHGVEYLAVAMVDEALVLRKAGVDCPILVLGYTPEQQVNELIKWDITQTIYSENMVDFIHKVAVLQNKIVKVHIKVDTGMGRIGFKSKDEILKILRKIGNLPKLEVQGIFTHFATADEEDKSFAQNQLKTFRDICNFLEKENIHIPIKHIANSAAIIDMEDTYFNMVRPGIILYGLYPSEEVFKEKISLKPSMTFKTKIVHIKKIDKDTSIGYGRKYIAPEERRIATLPVGYADGYSRMLSGKAEVLAQGKKVPVVGNICMDQCMIDITNHPKVQMGDEVTLFGQGMTVEEVAQKLGTINYEVLCMVNKRVPRVYIKNKEIMKISNTLID, encoded by the coding sequence ATGGAAAAAGAAGGATTTCATCGTCCTACTTGGGTTGAAATTGACTTAGACGCTATCGCTCATAATATTGAAGAAATAAAAAAGTTAATAAAAAATAAGAGAAAAATAATGGGGGTTGTAAAGGCTGATGCCTATGGCCACGGAGCTGTGGAAGTGGCAAAGACCCTATTAATGCATGGTGTAGAATATCTCGCTGTGGCCATGGTGGATGAGGCCCTTGTCCTTAGAAAGGCAGGTGTTGACTGTCCCATCTTAGTCTTGGGATATACACCAGAACAGCAGGTAAATGAACTGATAAAATGGGATATTACTCAGACGATTTATAGCGAAAATATGGTGGATTTTATACACAAAGTGGCAGTCTTGCAAAATAAGATAGTTAAAGTTCATATAAAAGTAGATACAGGAATGGGAAGAATAGGATTTAAAAGTAAGGACGAAATTTTGAAGATTCTGAGGAAAATAGGAAATCTTCCTAAATTAGAAGTGCAGGGGATATTTACTCATTTTGCTACGGCAGATGAAGAAGATAAAAGCTTTGCCCAAAACCAGCTAAAAACCTTTAGGGACATCTGCAACTTCCTAGAGAAAGAAAATATTCACATACCTATTAAGCACATAGCCAATAGTGCAGCCATTATTGATATGGAGGACACCTACTTCAATATGGTAAGGCCAGGAATTATTTTGTATGGACTATATCCTTCAGAGGAAGTTTTCAAGGAGAAAATTTCATTAAAACCTTCTATGACCTTTAAAACAAAAATAGTGCATATTAAAAAAATTGATAAAGACACGAGCATTGGTTATGGCAGAAAATATATTGCTCCTGAGGAAAGGCGAATTGCCACATTGCCTGTAGGTTATGCCGATGGCTATTCTAGAATGCTGTCTGGAAAGGCAGAGGTATTGGCACAGGGAAAAAAGGTCCCTGTGGTGGGTAATATTTGCATGGATCAATGTATGATTGATATCACCAATCATCCCAAAGTACAGATGGGAGATGAAGTGACTTTATTTGGCCAGGGAATGACTGTAGAAGAAGTAGCACAAAAACTAGGGACGATTAATTACGAAGTTTTGTGTATGGTTAATAAAAGGGTGCCTAGAGTCTATATAAAAAACAAGGAAATAATGAAAATAAGCAATACTTTAATAGATTAA
- a CDS encoding LolA family protein: MKAKILMLFIGLFIFLTGCGNLTNEEIIEKTEKQLKEMKSYQCTLEIKVTGNKGSQEYEIKQFFQSPDSYRLETLSPKQLEGKTTIFQQGKAKIYHPHIDQSIIIENFEPKGEEVMFLGDFLKWDFDKETKIEEKVQGEQEYLVLTREIAKGSYYHHKQSLWIHKKDILPRYIKIYDQEGNPRIEITIKDFKIAPEFDKMLFEIEK; the protein is encoded by the coding sequence GTGAAGGCTAAAATCCTTATGCTATTTATAGGTTTATTTATATTTTTAACCGGTTGTGGCAATCTTACCAATGAAGAGATTATAGAAAAAACCGAAAAGCAACTCAAAGAAATGAAATCCTACCAATGTACTTTAGAGATAAAGGTGACAGGAAATAAGGGTAGTCAAGAATATGAAATAAAGCAGTTTTTTCAAAGTCCTGATTCCTATAGGTTAGAGACCCTAAGCCCTAAACAATTAGAGGGCAAAACAACCATCTTCCAACAGGGAAAAGCCAAGATATATCATCCCCATATTGATCAAAGTATTATTATAGAAAACTTTGAACCCAAAGGGGAAGAGGTTATGTTTTTAGGGGATTTTTTAAAATGGGATTTTGACAAGGAGACCAAGATAGAAGAAAAAGTGCAGGGCGAACAAGAATATTTGGTGCTAACTAGGGAAATTGCTAAGGGAAGTTACTATCATCACAAGCAAAGCCTTTGGATTCACAAGAAAGACATTTTACCTCGATATATCAAAATCTATGATCAAGAAGGAAACCCTAGAATTGAAATCACCATAAAAGATTTTAAAATTGCTCCAGAATTTGATAAAATGTTATTTGAGATAGAGAAATAA
- a CDS encoding type II toxin-antitoxin system PemK/MazF family toxin: MNVKRGDVFYADLSPVVGSEQGGVRPVLVVQNDVGNKYSPTIIVSAITSQINKAKLPTHIEISASEFGLSKDSVVLLEQIRTIDKKRLRDKIGRFDDDLMEKVNEGLLVSFGLIDF; this comes from the coding sequence GTGAACGTGAAACGAGGAGATGTATTTTATGCAGATTTAAGTCCCGTTGTTGGATCTGAACAAGGGGGAGTCCGTCCAGTGCTCGTAGTTCAAAACGATGTTGGTAATAAATATAGTCCTACCATAATCGTGTCAGCTATCACTTCACAAATCAATAAGGCTAAACTGCCCACCCATATAGAGATTAGCGCCTCAGAATTTGGGTTAAGTAAAGATTCTGTCGTATTATTAGAACAAATACGCACCATTGATAAAAAAAGATTGAGAGATAAAATAGGGCGATTTGACGATGATTTAATGGAAAAAGTGAATGAAGGACTCCTAGTCAGTTTCGGATTGATTGATTTTTAG
- a CDS encoding sensor histidine kinase yields MGINTYTIIYILTNIFGIYIIYRFMDVFFDQREADRKIEFLSYSLYFILNTLIYFLINIPIVVMIFNIAAFMGLSLNYKATMKKRILAVTLIYLILMCVEIIVILLLSGIGFNVTSKNEYSLSYSLIVLKVVSYLVVILLKKYKNVKEGETVPFAYWICIFLIPSSSLYIILLLFQVQGISLDQMILGTFFMLLINFLTFYLYDVISATLRDKLDKALLTQQNKYYERQFNLMDSSIKATKSINHDLKNHLSVIYSLVEKGKREESLKHISQMAHVFNSPKTYVYSGNMDIDSILSFKLQEAQQKNIKTSINLKVPEKMNIPSFHMAILLGNLLDNAIAAAAILGEKGYIDFHMKYDKGRLIIKIDNPYKGEILKEGDRYITTKEDKDNHGIGLESIEKVLEKYHGSIAIEHEENIFSVTLLMYIEGLEQEVK; encoded by the coding sequence ATGGGCATAAATACATATACTATCATCTATATCTTAACTAATATTTTTGGCATTTACATTATTTACAGATTTATGGATGTCTTTTTTGATCAAAGAGAAGCCGATAGGAAAATAGAGTTTTTATCCTATTCTCTATATTTTATTTTGAATACTTTAATCTATTTTTTGATTAATATTCCCATAGTCGTTATGATATTTAATATCGCTGCTTTTATGGGCCTATCCCTCAATTATAAGGCTACCATGAAAAAAAGGATATTAGCGGTGACCCTTATATACCTGATTTTAATGTGTGTTGAAATCATTGTGATCCTTCTATTATCCGGTATCGGGTTTAATGTTACTTCAAAAAATGAATATTCCCTGTCCTATAGCTTAATTGTCTTAAAAGTGGTTTCTTATTTAGTAGTTATCCTCTTAAAAAAATATAAAAATGTTAAAGAAGGAGAGACCGTTCCTTTTGCCTATTGGATTTGTATTTTCCTCATTCCCTCATCTTCTTTATATATCATATTGCTACTCTTTCAAGTCCAAGGAATTTCATTAGACCAAATGATTCTGGGTACTTTTTTTATGCTATTGATCAACTTTTTAACCTTTTATTTATATGATGTGATATCAGCGACTCTAAGAGATAAATTGGATAAAGCTCTTCTTACTCAGCAAAACAAATATTACGAGAGACAATTTAACCTAATGGATTCATCTATAAAAGCAACAAAATCCATTAATCATGATTTGAAAAATCACTTATCTGTCATATATTCTTTGGTGGAAAAAGGGAAAAGGGAAGAGTCCCTAAAGCATATATCCCAAATGGCTCATGTTTTCAATAGTCCAAAAACCTATGTTTATTCAGGAAATATGGATATTGACAGTATTCTAAGCTTTAAACTACAAGAAGCTCAGCAAAAGAATATAAAAACTTCCATCAATCTTAAGGTCCCAGAGAAAATGAATATTCCCTCTTTCCATATGGCTATTCTATTGGGAAATCTACTGGATAATGCCATTGCAGCAGCTGCTATTCTAGGGGAAAAAGGATACATTGATTTCCATATGAAATATGACAAAGGAAGATTAATTATAAAAATAGATAATCCCTATAAAGGAGAAATCCTAAAAGAAGGAGACAGATATATTACCACAAAAGAAGATAAAGATAACCATGGAATAGGTCTTGAAAGCATAGAAAAGGTTTTAGAAAAATACCATGGTTCTATAGCAATAGAACATGAGGAGAATATCTTCTCTGTTACCTTATTAATGTATATAGAAGGATTGGAGCAGGAAGTTAAATAA